One candidate division KSB1 bacterium genomic window, CTTCTTGCGGAACAAAAAGACAAGTCGAAACTCAGGGGTGAAGGATTTTGCTTAGCCTAAACGTAAGCAGAGAACTCACCGCTATTTTAATAATATCTCCGGGAATGAAAATCGCAAATCCAACCCAGAGAGCTTTTGAGAAGGGAATGGGCTTGGCGATAATGTACTTCAAATTCAGATAAAGCACGGTTACACCAGGAATAAAAATCACGAGTACTCCGATTGTGGTTACCAGGCAAATTTTTAAAAACGTTGGCGATTTAGTTGTGCCCGGAATATTCCACCCCCAGAGCAGATGGCCAATTGTAAATGCCGCAAGCGGGTAGCCGAGGAGGTACCCAAAAGCAGGCTGGAACACATATCCCGGACCGCCGCCCTGGGAAAAGATCGGTGCACCCAGAAGACCGACAGCTAAATAAATCAGCTGACTCAAAGCGCCAAACTTTGCCCCTAAAAGCGATCCGGAAAGAATGACAAAAAAGGTCTGCAGGGTGATTGGGACATAAGGAAGGGGAATTTTTATAAAGGATCCGGCTGCAGTCAAGGCAGCGAAAAGGCTGGCTAAAATATAGAACTGCAGCCGTTTTGAATTTTTGTCGGATATGTCTGCTGTCAATCTTTAAGCTGCTATGGTCTCGTAAGAAAAGTTGAGCTTTTTAGATGATGAATTAGCATGTTCCACGGTAAAGCTTACAACCTTCCCTTCAGAATCGAGATCCACATACAGGTTTTCATTTAATTCTTTCGTTTGAGCTATATGAGAATCCGACAACTCAACATAAAGCGTGTCCGTGTCCTCAAAATATTTTACTTTCACTTTTTTTC contains:
- a CDS encoding biotin transporter BioY, which translates into the protein MQFYILASLFAALTAAGSFIKIPLPYVPITLQTFFVILSGSLLGAKFGALSQLIYLAVGLLGAPIFSQGGGPGYVFQPAFGYLLGYPLAAFTIGHLLWGWNIPGTTKSPTFLKICLVTTIGVLVIFIPGVTVLYLNLKYIIAKPIPFSKALWVGFAIFIPGDIIKIAVSSLLTFRLSKILHP
- a CDS encoding DUF2283 domain-containing protein; protein product: MKVKYFEDTDTLYVELSDSHIAQTKELNENLYVDLDSEGKVVSFTVEHANSSSKKLNFSYETIAA